The following coding sequences are from one Gossypium raimondii isolate GPD5lz chromosome 4, ASM2569854v1, whole genome shotgun sequence window:
- the LOC105781033 gene encoding peroxidase N1 has protein sequence MEMNCFNHRVFLLTLLLPIVVILVEGQGTRVGFYSTSCPKVESIVSSTVQSHFKSDPTIAPGLLRMHFHDCFVQGCDGSILIDGPNAEKTAPPNQLLRGYEVIDDAKTQLESVCPGVVSCADILALAARDSVVLTSGASWAVPTGRRDGTVSQSSDANNLPGFRDTVNVQKQKFADKGLNTQDLVTLVGGHTIGTAACQFFSYRLYNFTSTGADPSINPAFVSQLQALCPQNGDGSRRIGLDNGSANKFDTSFFANLRDGKGILESDQRLWTDNSTKTFVQRFLGVRGLLGLTFNVEFGKSMVKMSNIGVKTGTAGEIRKVCSKVN, from the exons ATGGAGATGAATTGTTTCAACCATAGAGTCTTCTTACTTACCCTATTGCTACCCATAGTTGTCATCTTAGTGGAAGGCCAAGGCACTCGAGTTGGGTTCTACTCGACCTCATGCCCTAAAGTCGAGTCCATCGTAAGCTCAACGGTCCAATCTCATTTCAAGTCGGATCCAACTATTGCTCCGGGGTTGCTTCGCATGCACTTCCATGACTGCTTTGTACAAGGGTGTGATGGTTCCATACTGATCGATGGGCCTAATGCCGAGAAAACTGCACCACCGAACCAATTGTTGAGAGGATACGAAGTTATCGATGATGCCAAGACTCAACTTGAATCTGTATGTCCCGGAGTTGTTTCGTGTGCCGATATTCTAGCCCTTGCTGCTCGCGATTCCGTAGTTCTG ACCAGTGGAGCGAGTTGGGCAGTGCCTACTGGACGTCGAGACGGAACGGTTTCACAATCATCTGATGCTAACAATTTGCCGGGCTTCCGTGATACCGTAAATGTGCAAAAGCAAAAATTTGCAGACAAGGGTCTCAACACTCAAGATCTTGTCACCCTTGTTG GAGGACACACAATCGGCACCGCTGCTTGCCAATTCTTCAGCTACAGGCTTTACAACTTCACTTCAACTGGAGCTGATCCTTCGATAAATCCCGCATTTGTTTCCCAGCTTCAAGCACTTTGCCCTCAGAACGGTGACGGGTCACGGCGAATCGGACTCGACAACGGCAGCGCCAACAAGTTCGACACTTCTTTCTTCGCTAATTTAAGGGATGGCAAAGGAATACTTGAATCCGATCAAAGATTATGGACCGACAATTCGACCAAGACGTTTGTGCAACGTTTCTTGGGCGTTAGAGGGTTGCTTGGATTGACCTTCAACGTTGAATTTGGTAAATCCATGGTGAAGATGAGCAACATTGGAGTGAAAACGGGAACTGCTGGTGAAATCCGCAAAGTATGTTCTAAAGTTAACTAA
- the LOC105779798 gene encoding BRASSINOSTEROID INSENSITIVE 1-associated receptor kinase 1: MMERLISVCLRLILVLDLVFRVSGNKEGDALNALKNNLADPNNVLQSWNSTLVNPCTWLHVTCNCENSVTRVDLGNSNLSGHLVPQLGQLPALQNLELYGNNISGTIPEDLGNLTNLVSLDLYFNTLTGHIPSTLGKLQKLRFLRLNNNTLTGQIPMPLTTIMSLQVLDLSNNKLEGDIPANGSFSLFTPNSFANNRLNNPPPAPLPPITPTAPIPSGNSATGAIAGGVAAGIALLFAAPAIVFAWWLKKKPHDHFFDVPAEEDLEVHLGQLKRFSLPELQVATDNFSNKNILGRGGFGKVYKGRLADGSLVAVKRLKEERTQGGELQFRTEVEIISMAVHRNLLRIRGFCMTATERLLVYPFMVNGSVASCLRERPESQAPLDWAVRKRIALGAARGLAYLHDHCDPKIIHRDVKAANIFLDEEFEAVVGDFGLAKLMDYKDTHVTTAVRGTIGYIAPEYLSTGKSSEKSDVFGYGVMLLELITGQRAFDLAGLANDDDVMLLDWVKGLLKDRRLETLVDAALQGNYIDHEVEQLIQVALLCTQGTPMERPKMCEVVSMLDGDGLAERWEEWQKEEMFRQEFNHNHQPNAD, encoded by the exons ATGATGGAGCGGTTAATCTCCGTTTGTTTACGGTTGATTTTGGTGTTGGATTTGGTTTTCAGAGTTTCAGGAAATAAGGAAG GTGATGCTTTGAATGCATTGAAGAACAATTTGGCTGATCCTAATAACGTTTTGCAAAGTTGGAACTCGACCCTTGTTAATCCTTGCACATGGCTTCATGTTACATGTAATTGTGAAAATAGTGTAACAAGAGT GGATCTCGGGAATTCAAATCTGTCTGGTCATTTGGTTCCACAGCTTGGACAGCTTCCGGCTTTGCAGAATTT GGAGCTTTATGGTAATAACATATCTGGTACAATCCCAGAGGATCTTGGAAATTTGACTAACTTAGTGAGCTTGGATCTTTACTTCAATACTTTAACCGGACACATTCCATCTACTCTGGGCAAGCTTCAAAAGCTACGATTCCT GCGTCTCAACAACAACACGTTGACGGGTCAAATTCCTATGCCCTTAACTACTATTATGTCACTGCAAGTGCT GGATCTTTCAAACAATAAGCTAGAAGGAGATATTCCAGCTAATGGTTCCTTTTCACTCTTCACTCCTAACAG TTTTGCTAATAATCGATTGAATAATCCTCCACCTGCTCCGCTGCCTCCTATCACACCTACAGCTCCAATTCCATCAG GTAATAGTGCCACTGGTGCTATTGCTGGAGGAGTTGCTGCTGGCATTGCCCTGCTGTTTGCTGCTCCCGCAATTGTATTTGCTTGGTGGCTAAAAAAGAAACCACATGATCATTTCTTTGATGTCCCTG CTGAGGAGGACCTAGAAGTTCATCTAGGACAACTTAAGAGGTTTTCTTTACCTGAACTACAAGTGGCAACCGATAATTTTAGCAATAAAAATATTCTGGGTAGAGGTGGTTTTGGTAAAGTTTATAAAGGTCGCTTAGCTGATGGTTCTCTAGTGGCAGTAAAAAGACTGAAGGAGGAGCGCACTCAAGGTGGAGAGTTGCAGTTCCGAACAGAGGTGGAAATAATAAGTATGGCTGTGCATCGGAATCTATTACGTATTCGTGGCTTTTGCATGACCGCTACTGAACGGCTGCTAGTCTATCCCTTTATGGTTAATGGTAGCGTTGCATCCTGTTTAAGAG AACGTCCGGAATCTCAAGCACCACTTGATTGGGCTGTAAGGAAACGGATTGCATTAGGAGCTGCGAGGGGGCTTGCATATTTGCATGATCATTGTGACCCTAAGATTATACACCGTGATGTAAAGGCTGCAAATATATTTTTGGATGAGGAATTTGAAGCAGTTGTCGGAGACTTTGGGTTGGCCAAATTAATGGACTACAAAGATACACACGTCACAACTGCTGTTCGTGGCACAATTGGTTATATAGCTCCTGAATACCTATCAACCGGAAAGTCATCAGAGAAATCTGATGTTTTTGGCTACGGTGTCATGCTTCTTGAACTCATTACAGGACAGAGGGCTTTCGATCTAGCTGGGCTTGCAAATGATGATGATGTCATGTTGCTTGATTGG GTAAAAGGGCTTCTGAAAGACAGGAGGTTAGAAACGTTGGTTGATGCTGCTCTTCAGGGTAATTACATAGACCATGAAGTAGAACAGCTAATCCAGGTAGCTCTTTTATGCACTCAAGGCACCCCAATGGAACGACCAAAGATGTGCGAAGTGGTCAGCATGTTGGACGGTGATGGATTAGCCGAAAGATGGGAAGAGTGGCAGAAAGAGGAAATGTTCCGGCAGGAGTTTAACCATAACCACCAACCGAATGCTGATTAG
- the LOC105778810 gene encoding chlorophyll a-b binding protein CP24 10A, chloroplastic — MASTSGTVINGLGSSFLCGGNRSQALWGASSIGPIVATPAATRKRKLIVVAAAPPKKSWLPAVKGGGNLVDPEWLDGSLPGDYGFDPLGLGKDPTFLKWYREAELIHGRWAMTAVVGIFIGQAWSGVPWFEAGADPGAIAPFSFGSLLGTQLLLMGWVESKRWVDFFNPKSQSVEWATPWSKTAENFANATGQQGYPGGKFFDPLGLAGTIQNGVYIPDYDKLERLQLAEIKHARIAMLAMLIFYFEAGQGKTPLGALGL; from the exons ATGGCTTCGACATCTGGGACTGTAATAAATGGGTTAGGTTCTTCATTTCTGTGCGGAGGAAACAGGAGCCAGGCCCTTTGGGGAGCTAGTAGTATTGGACCCATAGTAGCCACTCCTGCTGCAACGCGAAAGAGGAAGCTGATTGTTGTAGCGGCCGCACCACCTAAAAAGTCTTGGCTCCCTGCTGTTAAAGGTGGTGGCAACTTAGTTGACCCTGAGTGGCTCGATGGCTC GCTTCCTGGGGACTATGGATTCGACCCACTAGGTCTAGGCAAGGACCCAACTTTCCTCAAATGGTACAGAGAAGCAGAGCTGATCCACGGACGCTGGGCCATGACCGCCGTGGTCGGCATCTTCATAGGCCAAGCCTGGAGTGGTGTACCATGGTTCGAGGCCGGAGCCGACCCCGGTGCAATAGCCCCATTCTCCTTCGGCTCACTCCTTGGCACCCAACTCCTCCTCATGGGTTGGGTGGAGAGCAAGCGATGGGTAGACTTTTTCAACCCAAAATCTCAATCCGTAGAATGGGCAACTCCATGGTCGAAAACAGCCGAGAACTTCGCCAACGCCACCGGCCAGCAGGGTTACCCGGGAGGCAAGTTCTTCGACCCATTAGGCCTTGCGGGTACCATCCAAAATGGTGTCTACATCCCCGATTATGACAAACTGGAGAGACTTCAGCTAGCGGAGATTAAACATGCTAGAATTGCTATGTTGGCAATGTTGATTTTCTACTTTGAAGCTGGTCAAGGAAAGACACCCCTCGGTGCTCTTGGattgtaa
- the LOC105780746 gene encoding non-specific lipid transfer protein GPI-anchored 31, which produces MAVSTFSFALSLAILSIWAVDAAHHHATAPSPSSSSSSSSSTVDCSTLILNMADCLSFVSSGSEVSKPEGSCCSGLKTVLKTGPECLCEAFKSSASMGVSLNVTKASTLPAACKVSAPSSTNCAASVTPAGAPDVEPSATAGAPTTFSAANEVAPTPAPGISGSAVLSVSAGSIVVGIISMLVSGYVLR; this is translated from the exons ATGGCAGTATCAACATTCTCTTTTGCTTTGAGCCTTGCCATTCTCTCAATCTGGGCCGTTGATGCTGCTCACCACCATGCGACAGCGCCAtccccttcttcttcttcatcctcctcttcctcCACCGTGGACTGCTCGACTCTGATACTGAACATGGCGGATTGTTTGTCGTTCGTGTCAAGTGGGAGCGAGGTGTCGAAACCGGAAGGGAGTTGCTGTTCTGGATTGAAAACCGTGTTGAAAACGGGCCCTGAGTGTTTATGTGAGGCATTTAAGAGCAGTGCTTCAATGGGTGTTTCATTGAATGTCACTAAGGCCTCTACATTGCCTGCTGCTTGTAAAGTTTCTGCTCCTTCTTCTACAAACTGCGCTG CATCTGTCACTCCTGCTGGTGCCCCAG ATGTGGAACCATCAGCAACAGCAGGTGCACCCACAACATTCTCTGCAGCAAATGAGGTAGCACCAACACCAGCTCCGGGAATCTCAGGCTCTGCGGTGCTTTCGGTTTCGGCCGGATCTATTGTCGTAGGCATTATAAGTATGTTGGTGTCGGGCTACGTACTACGTTAA